A region from the Vicia villosa cultivar HV-30 ecotype Madison, WI linkage group LG3, Vvil1.0, whole genome shotgun sequence genome encodes:
- the LOC131657039 gene encoding DNA polymerase alpha catalytic subunit-like, which produces MQRCVYAIPTTLLRSSEMIQLENYVQESKVTPADFLKKLQDAVCDTKKEIAKHLVDLGVSTFSMAPVKRNYAFERSDIPAGENYMVKIDYLFKDTTLPVDLKGESFRSILLKLVHQEPFIFLVPQTDYSGREEAKTWFPCRGPFDSQTFNNCRRGEKEFSAN; this is translated from the exons ATGCAGAGGTGTGTCTATGCTATTCCAACTACTCTTTTGCGCTCCTCTGAGATGATACAGCTTGAGAATTATGTTCAAGAGTCTAAAGTTACTCCTGCAGATTTCCTTAAAAAGCTGCAA GACGCAGTATGTGATACAAAAAAAGAGATAGCAAAACACCTTGTGGATCTGGGCGTTTCTACCTTTAGCATGGCACCTGTTAAG AGGAATTATGCATTTGAACGATCTGACATACCTGCAGGTGAAAATTACATGGTGAAAATAGACTATCTGTTCAAG GATACAACACTTCCAGTAGACCTCAAAGGAGAAAGTTTTCGTTCTATTCTTCTTAAACTCGTACACCAAGAGCCTTTCATCTTTCTCGTCCCACAAACTGACTACTCTG GCAGAGAGGAGGCGAAAACATGGTTTCCCTGCAGAGGACCCTTCGACAGCCAAACCTTCAACAACTGTCGTAGAGGAGAAAAAG AGTTTTCTGCCAATTAG